A single window of Bacteroidota bacterium DNA harbors:
- a CDS encoding acyltransferase translates to MSKYISYFPKIDSLRTIAVTMTLLAHFITDAGWKRIEYMNQGVYLFFTISGFLITSILLKAKDRGNEKGKISVVINFIIRRGLRLFPIYYLFLLALICIKYFTNLWLWNDGFGIYYFTYTSNFLFFSEDIDQSSLVGHIWTLGVEEQFYILWPWLIIFFNKKPLKYLIVFFILCGLVFSLFYIKRFPFSNYHTLGIGAFLAYINTYKVQNVFFQLINKYNPASCFLFILLFFSISQLIDHHLVYSNALFICREIFLMLSTVSLLMIAISDRKYKIISPLLNNKIMQYIGKISYGIYLYHKPIPFFINMLCKKNNWDLPPVVLFIIYIIITIMIAILSYKYIELFFLKLKEKFDK, encoded by the coding sequence ATGAGCAAATACATTAGCTATTTTCCAAAAATCGATTCATTGCGAACTATCGCAGTTACCATGACTCTGCTTGCTCATTTCATTACAGATGCAGGATGGAAAAGAATAGAGTACATGAATCAAGGTGTATATTTATTTTTTACTATTTCTGGTTTTCTAATCACAAGCATTCTTCTTAAAGCAAAAGATAGAGGAAATGAAAAAGGCAAAATTTCAGTCGTAATAAACTTCATTATACGAAGAGGACTCCGACTGTTTCCTATTTATTATCTTTTTCTGCTGGCATTAATATGCATTAAATATTTCACCAACTTATGGTTATGGAATGACGGATTTGGAATATATTATTTCACTTACACATCAAACTTTTTGTTTTTTTCCGAAGACATTGATCAATCATCGCTTGTAGGCCACATTTGGACACTTGGAGTAGAAGAGCAATTTTATATTTTATGGCCTTGGCTTATTATTTTTTTTAATAAGAAACCATTAAAATATTTAATTGTGTTTTTCATCCTTTGCGGATTGGTCTTTTCTTTATTTTATATAAAAAGATTCCCATTTTCCAATTATCATACTCTGGGAATTGGTGCATTTCTGGCATACATTAATACGTATAAAGTTCAAAATGTTTTTTTTCAGCTGATCAATAAATACAATCCGGCTTCCTGTTTTCTTTTTATTCTGCTCTTTTTTTCAATCTCTCAGCTGATTGACCATCATTTAGTTTATTCAAATGCACTATTTATATGCAGAGAAATTTTTCTTATGCTTTCAACAGTATCTTTATTGATGATTGCTATAAGCGATAGAAAATACAAAATAATTTCTCCTTTATTGAATAACAAAATAATGCAGTATATAGGTAAAATAAGCTACGGAATTTATTTGTATCACAAACCTATTCCGTTCTTTATTAATATGCTTTGTAAAAAAAACAATTGGGATTTGCCTCCTGTCGTATTATTTATCATTTACATTATCATTACAATAATGATTGCAATATTATCCTATAAATACATTGAATTGTTTTTTCTGAAACTGAAAGAAAAGTTTGACAAATAA
- a CDS encoding PKD domain-containing protein — translation MKNLFTPLDNFRRMFIQRHKNQNPTGFTTVTTTIKTILTLTALSMIAGGFFILKSFDKPFEEGDMPNPDRPDLALKQEIKITKDPATGTVPRERLAAAWAMVQQQKAQKNTNPIPLTTANWTERGPNNVGGRTRAIMFDPNDGTKKKVWAGGVGGGLHYTNDITVASPTWVNVDDFWANLAVSCIAYDPSNTNIFYVGTGEGWYNVDAIRGAGIWKTTDGGATWAQLASTNNSTFYNVQKIVVESTGVLYAATRAGGVRRSTDNGATWTQVLAGAAADLEISANGTLFATIGIFTTGGIYKSTDGTTWSSSYASAAGEQRIEIACAPSDLNTLYAMVQQSDYTLKKIMKSTNAGGSWSSVTLPTWCDQGSSSTDMTRGQAWYDLILAVDPNSASTVFAGGVDVMKSTNSGTAWTQATRWSSFGGCAGVTIHADQHAIVFQPASSSTILFGNDGGIYYTSDGGTTIANRNSGYNVTQFYACAMNGTSGSNYFLAGAQDNGTQKFTTAGMNSTTQATGGDGAYCHIDQTNSTYQLTAYVYNYVYRSTNGGTSFSAINTDQVNGDFINPSDYDDANGILYSSYSTSQLNRITGIRGTPSAPTQISITGMTDYAGTILSSPYAPGGTTTLFIGTQNGKLFKATNAQATPTVTNITGASFSAAGTISCVALGASESDILVTFSNFGVVSVWRTTNGGTTWANAEGNLPDMPIRWAIYNPNNLSEVLLATEVGVWSTTDVTVGSPVWAANVTGLANVRVDMFQYRSSDNMLIAATHGRGLFSSDVFVPAGGAPVADFTGSPTTLCAGSNATFTDASTNTPTSWSWVFQGGSPATSTSQNPVVTYSAAGTYSASLTATNGIGSDTKNRLAYITVNANPTASITVTPSATICSGSNITLTASGGSTYSWAPGGQTTVTKTVAGLTTTTTYTLTATNASGCTNTTTKTITVNALPTPSISATPSATVCTGTIVTLTASGGTTYSWAPGGQTTTTKTIVVTSTATYTVTATNANGCTNTATKTITLAAPPTPSISATPSSTICNGSSVTLTASGGTTYSWAPGGQTTITKIVVVTATATYTVTATNASGCTNTATKTITMAPLPTPSISVTPSATICNGSSVTLTASGATTYSWSGGGQTTASVTKSPTTTSTYTVTGTNASGCTNTATKTITVNSLSVSMSKTDETCATNDGSATATPTGASPYTYSWTPGGGATQTISNLVSGNYTCTVTDNNGCVKTGTVTVGNTCSGPVADFSGSPTTVCSGSTVSFTDLSTGAPTSWSWIFENGSPSSSALQNPTVTYNSAGTYSVSLTATNLSGSNTMDKTAYITVLASPSVVMSKTDATCTSTNGTATATPSGGTSPYTYSWNTGGTTQTISNLAAASYSCTVTDNKGCTGTGTVTVGATACGPTKLQPAYCGITITSLSQPLYCIAVSSATNYQYRVTEPSSGFSYIYTKGTGNNAFAMISVPGIQYAKTYKVEVRVYVSAVWSNWGQICTITTPATTPLTKLQTPYCPITITSLSQPLFCVAVSGATNYQYRVTEPSSGFSYIYTKGTGNNAFAMISVPGILYGKTYNVEVRAYSNTVWGGYGVICAVTTPAGPASQDPLLRSFQPNAEKDYTLTLHPNPVSESSVYFTVEGAVQDEEVLIEIYNLMGTKIYSEKVNYSLGDGVEIRLDEKFVKGVYFVNAIIDEKKLYQKFVMTR, via the coding sequence ATGAAAAACCTATTTACCCCGTTGGATAACTTCCGTAGGATGTTCATCCAACGACACAAGAACCAAAATCCTACGGGGTTTACTACCGTCACTACAACGATTAAAACAATTCTCACCCTAACCGCCCTGTCTATGATTGCTGGCGGTTTTTTCATTTTGAAAAGCTTTGATAAACCATTTGAAGAGGGTGATATGCCCAATCCCGACCGCCCTGATCTGGCGTTGAAGCAGGAAATAAAAATCACCAAAGACCCCGCTACAGGCACTGTTCCCCGCGAACGCCTTGCTGCGGCATGGGCAATGGTTCAGCAGCAGAAAGCGCAGAAAAATACGAATCCAATTCCCCTCACCACAGCCAACTGGACAGAGCGCGGACCCAACAACGTAGGAGGCAGAACACGCGCCATCATGTTTGACCCCAATGACGGAACAAAGAAAAAAGTATGGGCAGGCGGAGTAGGGGGTGGATTGCATTACACAAATGATATTACAGTGGCTTCACCAACCTGGGTAAATGTAGATGACTTTTGGGCGAACCTTGCTGTGTCATGCATTGCGTACGATCCTTCTAACACGAATATATTTTATGTGGGAACAGGCGAGGGCTGGTATAATGTAGATGCCATACGAGGTGCCGGTATCTGGAAAACTACAGACGGAGGTGCTACATGGGCACAGCTTGCCAGCACCAATAATTCCACTTTCTATAACGTGCAGAAAATTGTTGTGGAAAGCACAGGCGTTCTGTATGCCGCAACTCGCGCTGGTGGAGTCAGGCGTTCCACTGATAATGGTGCAACCTGGACGCAGGTGTTAGCCGGGGCAGCAGCCGATTTGGAGATCAGCGCTAACGGAACTCTCTTCGCCACAATCGGAATATTTACAACAGGCGGTATTTATAAATCCACAGATGGAACTACCTGGTCGAGCAGTTATGCTTCAGCCGCTGGCGAACAGCGTATAGAAATTGCCTGCGCTCCTTCTGATTTGAATACCCTTTATGCCATGGTTCAGCAGAGTGACTACACATTGAAAAAAATAATGAAGTCCACAAATGCTGGCGGCTCATGGTCAAGTGTAACGCTTCCTACCTGGTGCGATCAGGGCAGTTCTTCTACTGACATGACCCGCGGACAGGCATGGTATGATTTGATTCTCGCAGTTGACCCTAACTCAGCAAGCACTGTTTTTGCCGGAGGTGTGGATGTAATGAAGAGCACCAATTCAGGAACTGCATGGACGCAGGCAACCCGATGGAGCAGTTTTGGCGGATGCGCTGGTGTTACCATTCATGCCGATCAGCACGCGATTGTTTTTCAACCTGCATCTTCTTCCACTATTCTTTTTGGCAACGATGGCGGAATCTACTACACTTCAGATGGAGGAACCACTATAGCAAACAGAAACAGCGGATACAACGTAACCCAGTTTTACGCATGCGCTATGAATGGCACATCCGGTTCAAATTATTTTCTGGCAGGGGCGCAGGATAATGGAACGCAAAAGTTCACTACTGCAGGAATGAATTCCACCACACAGGCAACTGGCGGTGATGGGGCTTATTGCCATATTGACCAAACTAATTCAACTTACCAGCTTACGGCTTATGTATATAATTATGTTTACCGTTCAACAAACGGAGGAACAAGTTTTTCTGCCATCAATACCGATCAGGTTAATGGAGATTTCATCAATCCTTCTGATTATGACGATGCCAATGGAATACTTTATTCTTCTTACTCAACTTCGCAGTTGAATCGCATTACAGGAATCAGAGGTACACCCAGCGCGCCAACCCAAATCAGCATTACCGGAATGACGGATTATGCCGGAACAATCCTATCATCTCCTTATGCTCCCGGAGGAACAACAACTTTGTTTATCGGAACTCAAAACGGAAAATTGTTTAAAGCCACAAACGCGCAGGCAACGCCCACTGTTACCAATATTACTGGCGCATCGTTTAGTGCTGCCGGAACTATTTCATGCGTAGCGCTTGGCGCCTCTGAATCTGATATTCTGGTTACGTTTTCAAACTTTGGTGTTGTTTCTGTTTGGAGAACAACTAACGGTGGTACCACATGGGCAAACGCAGAAGGAAATCTTCCGGATATGCCAATCCGCTGGGCAATTTACAACCCGAATAATTTATCTGAAGTTTTGCTTGCAACAGAAGTGGGCGTATGGTCAACAACCGATGTTACAGTTGGTTCTCCCGTGTGGGCAGCCAACGTAACCGGACTTGCCAACGTTCGCGTTGACATGTTTCAGTACCGCAGTTCTGACAACATGCTGATTGCCGCCACGCACGGAAGAGGATTATTTTCTTCCGATGTTTTTGTTCCTGCAGGCGGTGCGCCCGTTGCTGACTTCACCGGTTCTCCGACAACTCTTTGCGCAGGAAGCAATGCAACATTTACAGATGCAAGCACCAACACTCCTACTTCATGGAGTTGGGTATTTCAGGGAGGCAGTCCTGCAACTTCCACTTCGCAAAATCCTGTAGTGACTTATTCTGCGGCAGGAACGTATTCTGCTTCGCTTACTGCAACAAATGGAATAGGAAGCGATACAAAAAACAGATTGGCTTATATAACTGTAAATGCAAATCCAACAGCAAGCATTACCGTTACTCCGTCCGCCACCATTTGCAGCGGCTCAAACATTACGCTTACAGCTTCGGGAGGTTCAACATATAGCTGGGCGCCCGGTGGACAAACCACTGTAACCAAGACGGTAGCCGGTCTTACAACCACTACTACTTATACGCTTACTGCCACGAATGCAAGCGGATGTACCAACACAACAACAAAAACAATTACTGTTAATGCATTGCCCACTCCAAGCATATCTGCTACTCCCTCTGCAACCGTATGTACCGGAACAATCGTTACATTAACTGCATCGGGCGGCACCACCTATAGTTGGGCGCCAGGCGGGCAAACAACTACTACTAAAACTATTGTAGTAACTTCTACTGCTACTTACACAGTTACGGCAACAAACGCCAACGGTTGTACTAACACGGCTACCAAAACAATTACGCTGGCTGCGCCTCCCACTCCTTCTATCAGCGCAACTCCTTCTTCTACGATATGCAATGGCTCAAGTGTTACGCTTACAGCATCCGGTGGCACCACCTACAGCTGGGCGCCAGGCGGACAAACGACAATAACTAAAATAGTGGTGGTTACTGCAACCGCTACTTACACCGTAACTGCAACAAATGCCAGTGGCTGTACAAACACCGCTACAAAAACAATTACTATGGCTCCGTTGCCAACTCCTTCTATCAGTGTAACTCCTTCTGCTACTATATGCAATGGCTCAAGTGTTACGCTAACCGCATCGGGCGCAACTACCTATAGTTGGTCAGGCGGTGGACAAACAACGGCAAGCGTTACAAAGTCACCAACTACAACTTCTACGTATACTGTAACCGGAACCAATGCGAGTGGATGTACGAACACGGCAACAAAAACAATCACTGTGAATTCTCTCTCCGTTTCCATGAGCAAGACGGATGAAACCTGCGCAACGAATGACGGAAGCGCTACAGCAACACCGACTGGCGCTTCTCCATATACTTATTCGTGGACCCCTGGCGGAGGAGCTACTCAGACAATTTCAAATCTTGTTTCGGGAAATTATACTTGTACTGTTACGGATAATAACGGATGTGTTAAAACTGGCACTGTTACTGTGGGAAATACTTGCAGCGGTCCTGTTGCTGATTTTTCCGGCTCACCTACAACAGTATGTTCCGGAAGCACGGTCAGCTTTACAGATTTAAGCACCGGTGCACCCACATCATGGAGTTGGATATTTGAAAACGGAAGTCCGTCTTCATCCGCATTACAAAACCCTACAGTAACTTACAATTCTGCCGGAACATATTCTGTTTCTCTTACCGCTACTAATTTAAGCGGCAGCAACACCATGGACAAAACCGCATACATTACTGTGCTGGCTTCTCCATCTGTTGTTATGAGCAAAACAGATGCTACTTGTACAAGCACCAATGGAACAGCAACAGCCACTCCATCTGGCGGAACGTCTCCCTACACCTATTCATGGAACACAGGTGGAACAACACAAACAATTTCCAATCTGGCGGCTGCAAGTTATTCCTGCACTGTTACGGATAATAAAGGATGCACCGGAACCGGAACCGTTACCGTAGGTGCCACTGCCTGCGGACCAACAAAACTTCAGCCGGCATATTGCGGTATAACAATTACTTCACTTAGCCAGCCCTTGTATTGCATTGCAGTTTCAAGCGCAACCAATTACCAGTACCGGGTAACTGAACCATCATCGGGCTTTTCATATATATATACAAAGGGTACGGGCAATAATGCATTCGCGATGATTTCTGTTCCCGGTATTCAATATGCTAAAACCTACAAGGTAGAAGTACGGGTTTATGTGAGCGCTGTATGGAGCAACTGGGGGCAGATTTGCACAATAACAACTCCTGCAACAACTCCTTTAACAAAATTACAGACTCCTTACTGCCCGATAACAATTACATCACTTAGCCAGCCATTGTTTTGCGTTGCAGTTTCAGGCGCAACCAACTATCAGTATCGGGTAACAGAACCATCATCGGGCTTTTCATATATATATACAAAGGGTACGGGCAATAATGCATTCGCGATGATTTCTGTTCCGGGCATTTTGTATGGAAAAACCTATAATGTAGAAGTGAGGGCTTATTCAAATACGGTATGGGGCGGTTATGGCGTTATATGTGCGGTGACAACGCCTGCGGGACCTGCATCACAAGATCCTTTATTACGCTCATTCCAACCGAACGCTGAAAAGGATTACACTTTAACACTGCATCCGAATCCTGTTTCAGAAAGTTCTGTTTATTTCACTGTTGAAGGCGCTGTACAGGATGAAGAAGTTCTGATAGAAATTTATAATCTGATGGGAACTAAAATTTATTCAGAGAAAGTAAATTATTCTTTAGGCGATGGCGTGGAGATTAGGCTTGATGAAAAGTTCGTAAAAGGAGTTTACTTTGTGAATGCCATTATTGATGAAAAGAAACTTTACCAGAAGTTTGTGATGACACGGTAA
- a CDS encoding PKD domain-containing protein — protein sequence MKTKLLITAICISWALNAFSQCTVSLTTTNTTCNGICDGVITATASGGTPPYTYLWNMGATSATITGLCAGVYSITITDAIACTATASAAISQPVMLLLSTSTTPACGVNNDGTATVNPSGGTPPYTYVWNSTPAQSTQTAVNLSAANFTVTVSDANGCTATAIVTITTGIRCWDTNGNGINDVAEDLNADGFWDALDCVSSPVSICAGQCATLSTAGVATYWWNPSGQTTASIVACPTVTTTYTVMIADANGCNDTATTTVTVYPVPVVTLAGNITICMGQSATLCASGGTFYSWSIGATTACILVSPTATTTYTVVASNGGCSDTASIIVAVDSLNASLILTPDTANPLLWYGYPTITGTAPFTYYWDFGDGNNSTQPAPSHTYTVAGNYIICLTVTDANGCISSICDTTYKMSPSGLMQTLIVVNPLTGTSELTALQNISIYPNPFSTQTTLQIEVPLKNATLTVYNLQGQTVKQYNNITGHSFTLSRDNLPSGLYFIRLSTPSPSGGGTQGGGSVIATGKLVIADK from the coding sequence ATGAAAACAAAATTACTTATTACAGCCATCTGCATAAGTTGGGCGTTAAATGCATTCAGCCAATGCACCGTATCTTTAACGACAACAAACACAACCTGCAATGGAATCTGTGATGGCGTTATTACAGCAACTGCTTCCGGTGGAACTCCTCCTTATACATATCTCTGGAACATGGGAGCAACCTCTGCCACCATCACTGGACTTTGTGCAGGAGTTTATTCAATTACAATTACGGATGCAATCGCCTGCACAGCGACAGCAAGTGCTGCTATCAGCCAGCCAGTAATGCTTTTGCTCAGTACAAGCACAACACCCGCCTGTGGTGTCAATAATGATGGAACTGCAACAGTAAATCCTTCAGGCGGTACACCGCCTTACACATATGTTTGGAATTCTACACCTGCACAAAGCACACAGACAGCAGTGAATCTTAGCGCTGCAAATTTCACAGTAACAGTATCTGATGCTAATGGCTGTACTGCAACCGCTATAGTTACGATTACAACTGGAATTCGTTGCTGGGATACAAACGGAAACGGAATAAATGATGTTGCAGAAGATTTAAATGCTGATGGATTCTGGGATGCGCTTGATTGCGTTAGTTCACCTGTTTCCATTTGTGCAGGGCAATGTGCAACACTCAGCACAGCAGGAGTAGCAACTTATTGGTGGAATCCCTCCGGGCAGACTACTGCGTCTATAGTTGCTTGTCCTACTGTAACCACAACGTATACTGTAATGATTGCAGATGCTAATGGATGTAATGATACTGCAACCACTACCGTAACCGTTTATCCTGTTCCCGTAGTTACCCTTGCAGGCAACATAACAATTTGCATGGGGCAAAGCGCAACATTATGCGCAAGTGGTGGAACATTTTATTCGTGGAGCATTGGTGCGACTACTGCTTGTATTCTTGTGAGTCCTACTGCAACTACAACTTATACTGTAGTTGCCTCAAATGGTGGTTGCTCGGATACAGCAAGCATAATTGTAGCAGTAGATAGTTTAAACGCAAGTTTAATCTTAACTCCTGATACCGCGAATCCATTATTATGGTATGGATACCCTACTATAACAGGCACAGCTCCGTTTACATATTATTGGGATTTTGGTGATGGAAATAATTCCACGCAACCCGCTCCATCGCATACATACACTGTGGCTGGTAATTACATAATATGCTTAACAGTTACGGATGCGAACGGATGCATAAGTTCTATTTGCGATACTACCTATAAAATGTCGCCTTCTGGCTTGATGCAAACTCTTATAGTCGTAAATCCATTAACAGGCACTTCTGAGTTAACTGCTTTGCAAAACATTTCCATCTATCCAAACCCTTTTTCCACTCAAACAACTTTACAGATAGAAGTTCCACTGAAGAACGCAACTCTCACCGTTTACAACTTACAAGGGCAGACAGTGAAACAATATAACAATATAACAGGTCATTCATTTACTCTCTCGCGTGACAATCTTCCAAGCGGACTGTATTTCATTCGGCTTTCAACTCCCTCTCCCAGCGGGGGAGGGACACAGGGAGGGGGCAGTGTAATTGCAACAGGCAAATTAGTAATCGCGGACAAATAA
- a CDS encoding DUF3108 domain-containing protein, with protein sequence MKREIAYIFLLLFILFSSFRSFLSSLSECEVKNEMFSSGEEVTYMTMYNWGFIWLDAGEVTFKIQLDDYKGTPCYHIIGAGGTYPSYDWIYKVRDRFESWVDTATLKPFRYIRDVKEGGRTFYNECFFNFHTLKAYCVTKEQKKLPRLDTVSISSCAFDPMTMIFFSRTIDYSAYKTNDTIPITLFLDNKEYPLYLRYYGKEVLKMDDNNSFRCIKFKPKLVEGTIFKGGEGMTVWATDDKNRIPVYVEAPILVGSVKAKIIRWKGLRNKLEAKVQ encoded by the coding sequence ATGAAAAGGGAAATTGCATACATCTTTTTACTTTTGTTTATTTTATTTTCCTCCTTCAGAAGTTTTCTTTCTTCTCTATCAGAATGTGAGGTGAAAAATGAAATGTTTTCTTCCGGAGAGGAAGTAACTTATATGACCATGTATAACTGGGGATTCATCTGGCTGGATGCTGGCGAAGTGACTTTTAAGATTCAACTGGACGACTATAAAGGAACGCCCTGCTATCATATCATCGGAGCAGGCGGAACCTATCCATCGTATGACTGGATTTACAAAGTGCGCGATCGTTTTGAAAGCTGGGTGGATACTGCCACCTTGAAGCCATTCCGATACATACGCGATGTGAAAGAGGGTGGAAGAACCTTTTACAACGAATGTTTTTTCAACTTCCACACACTAAAAGCATATTGCGTAACCAAAGAGCAAAAAAAACTGCCGCGCCTCGATACTGTTTCTATTTCTTCTTGCGCCTTTGATCCTATGACCATGATTTTCTTTTCCCGCACCATTGATTATTCTGCATATAAAACGAACGACACAATTCCAATCACACTTTTTTTAGATAACAAAGAGTATCCGCTTTATCTCCGTTATTACGGAAAAGAAGTTTTGAAAATGGACGATAATAATTCATTCAGGTGCATAAAGTTCAAACCAAAGCTGGTGGAAGGAACAATTTTTAAAGGTGGAGAAGGCATGACCGTGTGGGCGACTGATGATAAAAACCGAATTCCGGTTTATGTGGAAGCCCCGATACTTGTGGGAAGTGTGAAAGCAAAAATTATAAGATGGAAAGGGTTGCGAAATAAATTGGAAGCGAAAGTGCAGTAA
- a CDS encoding PQQ-binding-like beta-propeller repeat protein produces the protein MKKILFAALFPMVIGMAAFTTQAPSLKDDENGTPPDSTITTTADDGIDVLKQVQAMNKGTKPNDRFNAGHVSFTDISNYLTKTKDGFVIKLPSNTNVPTPTVHDGKVYVSGGFGSKQYFAFDAKTGDKKWAVDIDDDGPSSGVIEDDVLVYNTESCTIFATDAKSGKYLWSHWLGDPLMSMPAVANGKVFTAYPCYTNSGFSEEIKDKGKLVYNMHSSHVLAAFDLKTGNVLWQKWIDGDVMSAPVADGDNLYITSFPGTVYKFNQKDGEILSAKYMRATSAPIINDGNMTVSRRADKWDGSGKAMESIAQMDETNMTVNKQFAKKEANYLSKDVQAKSQLKTTSMSNDAGNGFGGGAPASSGAYVAEGNIGQSNVSSLQSFQGSRILSYKGNNYNTMGDEIVCTDKEGKMQWTSKLSGDMHTVGGFLGTPPLAVGGKIIVATYNGEIQIMDAESGKIETTYKTGENIRYQPVVEDGWIYVTSTSGKLIAINTNNSSLTGWPMWGGNAQHTNIVQ, from the coding sequence ATGAAAAAAATTCTCTTCGCTGCATTGTTCCCAATGGTTATCGGGATGGCAGCATTCACCACACAAGCCCCTTCTTTAAAAGATGATGAAAACGGAACCCCTCCTGATTCAACCATCACTACCACTGCCGATGATGGCATTGACGTGCTCAAGCAGGTGCAGGCAATGAATAAAGGAACAAAGCCCAATGACCGTTTTAACGCGGGGCACGTTTCGTTCACGGATATTTCAAACTATCTCACCAAAACAAAGGATGGTTTCGTTATTAAACTCCCCAGCAATACCAATGTCCCTACCCCTACAGTGCACGATGGAAAGGTGTATGTGAGCGGTGGTTTCGGAAGCAAGCAGTATTTTGCTTTTGATGCCAAAACAGGCGACAAGAAATGGGCGGTGGATATTGATGATGACGGTCCTTCTTCGGGAGTGATTGAAGATGATGTGCTGGTTTACAATACCGAGTCATGCACCATTTTCGCTACCGATGCAAAAAGCGGAAAATATCTCTGGAGCCACTGGCTGGGCGATCCGCTCATGAGCATGCCTGCAGTTGCCAACGGAAAAGTTTTTACCGCGTATCCCTGTTATACCAATTCAGGTTTTAGCGAAGAAATAAAAGATAAAGGCAAGCTGGTTTACAACATGCATTCTTCTCACGTGCTTGCCGCGTTTGATTTGAAAACCGGAAACGTTTTATGGCAAAAGTGGATTGACGGAGATGTGATGAGCGCGCCTGTTGCCGATGGAGATAATCTTTATATCACTTCTTTCCCCGGCACTGTTTACAAGTTCAATCAGAAAGACGGAGAAATTCTTTCTGCCAAATACATGCGTGCCACTTCCGCGCCCATTATCAATGACGGAAACATGACCGTGAGCCGCAGGGCGGATAAATGGGATGGCTCAGGCAAAGCCATGGAATCTATCGCGCAGATGGATGAAACAAACATGACGGTGAACAAGCAATTCGCTAAAAAAGAAGCTAATTATCTCAGCAAAGATGTTCAGGCGAAATCACAGCTTAAAACTACTTCCATGAGCAATGATGCAGGCAATGGTTTTGGCGGTGGCGCTCCTGCTTCATCAGGCGCTTATGTTGCCGAAGGAAACATAGGGCAGTCAAATGTTTCTTCGCTTCAGTCCTTTCAGGGTTCGCGCATTCTTTCTTATAAAGGAAATAATTACAACACCATGGGCGATGAAATTGTTTGCACCGATAAAGAAGGAAAAATGCAGTGGACCTCCAAACTCTCGGGCGATATGCACACGGTGGGCGGATTTTTGGGCACTCCACCGCTTGCTGTAGGCGGAAAAATAATTGTGGCTACTTACAACGGTGAAATTCAGATCATGGATGCTGAATCAGGAAAAATAGAAACCACTTACAAGACAGGAGAAAACATTCGCTATCAGCCCGTGGTGGAGGATGGATGGATTTATGTAACCAGCACCAGCGGAAAGCTGATTGCGATAAACACTAACAATTCTTCTCTTACCGGATGGCCTATGTGGGGAGGAAACGCTCAGCATACCAATATTGTGCAGTAG